In Acidobacteriota bacterium, the genomic stretch AGCACAATTCTGATTCAGGGAGAGAGTGGAACCGGTAAGGAGCTCGTGGCACGGGCCGTCCATTCGTGTTCGCAGAGAGACGGACAACCGTTTGTCTCCGTCAACTGTGGCGCCTTTCCCGAAACGCTACTTGAGACCGAACTTTTTGGATATATGAAAGGCGCTTTCACGGGCGCGAATCAGAATAAACAAGGCCTTTTTGAAGTCGCCAGCGGCGGAACTATCTTTCTGGACGAAATCGCCGAGATGAGTCTCGCCATGCAGGTGAAACTGCTACGCGCCTTGCAGGAGCGCACGATTCGTCCGGTGGGTGGAACATCTGAAATCCCCGTGGATGTTCGTGTGATCGCCGCCACTAACCGCGACCTGCAGGAGATGGTCGAGCAAAAGACGTTCCGCGAGGACCTCTACTACAGAATCACAGTGATTCCGATCGAAGTTCCTCCTCTACGGGCTCGACAGGAAGATATCCCTCTGCTAGCCAACCATTTCCTCAAACGCTATGCGCCCGCAGCCGGGAAAAACATTTTGCGCATCTCTGATGAGTCCATTGAGATGCTGATGGCATATGACTGGCCCGGGAATGTCCGCCAGCTGGAAAACACGATTGAGCGCGGTGTCGCGATGGAGATTGGTGAAGTGCTGAACGTAATCGCTCCTGGGGAGCGTTCCAAGGCTCGAGTTGCAGCTGAGGCAATGGGGGCTCTATCCCCAGAGTCGGTGGCAGTGCCTGCCGATGGAATCGATATGGAAGCTTACGTCGCCGACCTTGAGCGTTCCATGCTGCAATCAGCGCTGCGGCAGTCAGGCGGCGTACAGACTCGCGCAGCGGAAATGTTGAAGCTCTCGTACCGCTCCTTCCGCCACTTGATGAAGAAGTACAACCTTTAGACCTTCCCGAAACGGTAATCACCGATCTCTCGGGAACCCGCTTCTACACGGCCCACAGGCTCTCGTCTTGATCGGAATGCAGTCCGCGATCCTCGCCCGTGATCCAGTCCTTGCGTTGAGGTGTACACACATCGATTGCGACGACGTCTTCCAGCACTTCGGACGAATGCTCAACGCCGCGCGGGATCGTCAAGACCTGATTCGGAAGCAGCGTCACTGCGCCTGTCGGTAATTGGAAGCGCCAGGAGCCTTTGAGGAGGAAAATGACCTCTTCCTGGTCGTGGCAATGAGGTCTGGTTACCGATCCTTGTTTTGCCTCTAGTCGCGCGAGTGTCAGGCTCTCTCCAGTTGCTACCTTTCGCCGATATTCGCGTGTCAGATAGTCGGGACGCATCTTGTTCATGTCATAGACTGCCATAATGGTTATCCTTCTAGACTGCTACCGCCTTTTTTTCATCCTTTGTTTCGGCTGGGCTTTCCGATCGATTCTCCATTTGATCGGGACCGATAGTCGTGGGATTGACGAACGGCATCATGGAACGCAACTTCGCTCCCACCTGCTCAATTAAGTGCTCGCGCTCGCGGCTGCGCACCTGATTGAACCAGGGCCGACCTTTTTCGTTCTCCGCAATCCACTCCCGTGCGAAGTCCCCACTGCGTACATCGGCGAGCATTTGCCGCAGTGCCGCATAAGTCTCTTTTGTGACAACCTTCGGGCCGCCCGTGTAGTCGCCATATTCAGCCGTATCGCTTACTGAATAGCGCATAAAGTTGAGCCCGCCCCGGTACATGAGATCGACAATCAGCTTGAGCTCATGCATGCACTCAAAGTATGCGATCTCCGGCTGATATCCAGCTTCGACCAGCGTTTCGAATCCGGCTTTGATCAGAGCGCTCACGCCGCCGCACAGGACAGCCTGTTCGCCAAAAAGGTCCGTCTCTGTTTCCTCTGCAAAAGTCGTCTCGATGACCCCGGCGCGCGTGCAGCCGATGCCTTTTGCGTAGGAGAGAGCCAGAGCTTTGGCTTTGCCGCTGGCATCTTGATGCACAGCCAGGAGTCCAGGTGTTCCGCCGCCCTCTGCGAAGACTTCGCGCACACGGTGACCGGGCGATTTTGGCGCGATCATGATGACGTCGACGTTAGCTGGAGGCTCGATGGTCTTGAAGTGAATATTGAACCCGTGTGCGAACAATAGCGTCTTGCCGGCCGACAGAGCAAGCGCGATAGCCTCCTGATAGAGCTTTGGCTGCACGGTATCGGGTACGAGGAGGACCAAAATGTCGCCCCATGCAGCCGCGTCCTTTGGAACCAGCACCTCGAATCCGGCCTCGCGCGCCTTCGCTCGTGAACGGCTTTGGAGCTCCAGCGCTATTCGGACTTGAACTCCACTGTCGCGAAGGTTCAACGCGTGTGCATGCCCCTGGGACCCATAGCCGAAGACCGCTACTTTCTTGCCTCTTATCAGTGCCAGATCTGCCGAGTTTTCGTAGTAGATGTTTGCCATTGAGAATTTCCTTTCTTAGGAACAGTTACGCAATAGGTTGAGGTGATCTGAGTTCCAAAATGGTGCAGCACCCTTAGGGGTGCGCGCCCCCGGAGCAAAGACAGGAGCGCTTCCTCGAGTCATGGCGACGCGGCCCGTGCGCGTCATCTCAAGAATTCCGTACGGACGGACGCCTTCGACTAGACTGTCAATCGCGTCTTCCGGTCCCGTGGCTTCGATCACCAAGGACTCAACGGCAACCTCAAGAACTCTGGCGCGGAATGCTTCGACAACGCGCATTACTTCCGGCCGCACGTCCTGCGAAGCGGCCACCTTCACGATCACTAATTCGCGATGGAGCGACGGAACCGAGGAGATGTCATGGACGTGAAGAACCTCGGGCAGTTTGTACAAGTTGGCCTCGACAAGCGGTGCTCCTTGAGCATCGATCCCGACTACGACCGTCATTCGCGAAATTTCTTGCAAGTGTGTGTGTCCGACAGTCAGCGACTCAATGTTGTACCCTCGCCGCCGGAACAGCGATGAAACCCGGTTCAGAACGCCCGGATGATCGGCAACGTAGACAATAAAAGTGCGTACCATGTTCATGCCTCCGATGCCGCGGTCTCGACGAGCGGACTCGGGCGGCGAATCATCTGGTGCAGAGCCGCTCCGCTGGGTACCATGGGAAATACCGAGTCTTCCTGTTCCACCATGAAATTGATTAGTGCAGTGCCTCGACGCTTTCGCGCTTCGCGAATCATTGGTCCAACCTGCTCTCGATTGCGCGCCGTGAGCCCCAGCAATCCGAACGCTTCGGCTAGTTTGGCGAAATCTGGACTGAGTAGGGGCGTTGCGGAATAGCG encodes the following:
- a CDS encoding cupin domain-containing protein, producing the protein MAVYDMNKMRPDYLTREYRRKVATGESLTLARLEAKQGSVTRPHCHDQEEVIFLLKGSWRFQLPTGAVTLLPNQVLTIPRGVEHSSEVLEDVVAIDVCTPQRKDWITGEDRGLHSDQDESLWAV
- a CDS encoding ketol-acid reductoisomerase; the encoded protein is MANIYYENSADLALIRGKKVAVFGYGSQGHAHALNLRDSGVQVRIALELQSRSRAKAREAGFEVLVPKDAAAWGDILVLLVPDTVQPKLYQEAIALALSAGKTLLFAHGFNIHFKTIEPPANVDVIMIAPKSPGHRVREVFAEGGGTPGLLAVHQDASGKAKALALSYAKGIGCTRAGVIETTFAEETETDLFGEQAVLCGGVSALIKAGFETLVEAGYQPEIAYFECMHELKLIVDLMYRGGLNFMRYSVSDTAEYGDYTGGPKVVTKETYAALRQMLADVRSGDFAREWIAENEKGRPWFNQVRSREREHLIEQVGAKLRSMMPFVNPTTIGPDQMENRSESPAETKDEKKAVAV
- a CDS encoding Fis family transcriptional regulator, with protein sequence MANVLVCDDERSIRELLDIALRKEGHKVETVSSGEAALRKMEAARYDVIVTDIKMPKIDGIEVLKHAHRLSPESAVVLITAAGDFDSAVQAVKAGAFDYIQKTPNALVEEVRVSIGRAAEVIELRRQNQAFRRDAASRNSMDNIIGCSPAINTLKETIRTVASTGSTILIQGESGTGKELVARAVHSCSQRDGQPFVSVNCGAFPETLLETELFGYMKGAFTGANQNKQGLFEVASGGTIFLDEIAEMSLAMQVKLLRALQERTIRPVGGTSEIPVDVRVIAATNRDLQEMVEQKTFREDLYYRITVIPIEVPPLRARQEDIPLLANHFLKRYAPAAGKNILRISDESIEMLMAYDWPGNVRQLENTIERGVAMEIGEVLNVIAPGERSKARVAAEAMGALSPESVAVPADGIDMEAYVADLERSMLQSALRQSGGVQTRAAEMLKLSYRSFRHLMKKYNL
- a CDS encoding acetolactate synthase small subunit, which gives rise to MVRTFIVYVADHPGVLNRVSSLFRRRGYNIESLTVGHTHLQEISRMTVVVGIDAQGAPLVEANLYKLPEVLHVHDISSVPSLHRELVIVKVAASQDVRPEVMRVVEAFRARVLEVAVESLVIEATGPEDAIDSLVEGVRPYGILEMTRTGRVAMTRGSAPVFAPGARTPKGAAPFWNSDHLNLLRNCS